The stretch of DNA AACCACGCACTACATTCCCAATCGACCATTCGATGTGACGGGAACCTTTGTGATTGAAAAGGCCTCGGCTGAAGGCGAAATCTTTGGGCTGTACTGGATTCGTGACGCTGTCATTAACGAGCGCTGAACCGTCCCATAAGCCATTGAAATTCATAAGTGAAGTGGATTGATCATCATCCCTGAAGATCGATCAGAGAGATACCGGAATGCAAAATCCTATATCGATGTTTTCTTCGCCAGTCGTGTGCCGATCATCACGGGGTCACCAGCCGGTTTGGCAGCGATGTATCAGTTGGCTCTGTCTCATTTTGGCCCTGGGGCTGATGGTGTCACCTGTCAGGGCGTGCCCGTTTTGTTCGGCACCCAGCAAGACACTTTCAGAGCAGGTGAGTGATGCTTCGGCTTTGTTAGAAGTGACTTGGGAATCTGCCAAAGATGCTCAGCAGACCGATGTCGGTTCAACGACCTTTCGCATTCTCAAGGTCATCAAGCAGGCCAAAGATGAGTTCTCAGTCAACGATCTGATTACGCTTCCCAGGTACCGCCCCGGTGAAAAGACGGATCGCTATCTGTTATTTGGAAATGCAGCGGGAACTGAACTCGACTGGCAACCTCCGGTGGCCGCCAGCCAGTCACTCGTGGAATATCTGCAGAATGCGCCCAAGCCGAATTTGCCGTATCGCGAGCGGCTGCCTTATTTTATGGGCTATCTGGAAAACAGCGAAACACCCATTTCTGATGACGCATACGGTGAGTTTGCCAATGCGCCGTACGAAGAGATCACTCCACTTTCTTCAAAAATGCCCCGCGAGAAGTTGCGAGAATGGCTGGTCGATCCCAAAGTTTCTCCGAGCCGCTTGGGCCTGTATGGCCTGATGATGGGGCTTTCTGGGAATGACGAAGACCGGCAACTGATGGAGAAAAAAATCCTCGAACCCAATACCGATTTTCGCCTGGGAATTGATGGGGTGATGGGGGGCTATCTGCTTCTCGCGAAGGAGCCGGGTCTGGAGGTTCTTGAGCGGACGAAACTCGCCGATAAGCAGGCCCCGTTCAGCGAAACGTATGCCGCCATGCAGGCTTTGCGATTCATGTGGCAATACGGTAACGAGACCATCAGCCCCAAACGTCTGCGGAAGTCGATGGAATTGCTCCTCACCCGGCCTGAACTGGCTGATCTGGTGATTGCCGATCTTGCCCGCTGGAAAGATTGGGAAGTGGTTCCGCTGCTGATTACCAAGTTTGAAGATCCTGAGTTCGGCATCCCATCCATCCGCCGGGCGATTGTTCGCTTTATGATTTACTGTGCGAAAGATGCTCAGGAAGTGAAAAATCAGCCAGCGTCGGAATCGAAGCTGACACCTGAAGAATTGGCACAGGTTCAAGCACTTGGCCAGCAAGCCGAAGAGTGGCTCAAGAAGCTCGAAGAAACCGATCCCGGCTTGATTCGAGATGCCCGCCGATTTCTGCTGATCAAGTAAAACTCATAAGGCAGTGTCTCTACACGTCCCAGAAATCAATGGCATGTTGTGGGTCGTCGAGCATGCTTGCTCAGAGCCGCAAGCATGGCACATCTGGCGCTGTCTAGGTCAAATCTTGAAGTCCTGATCAGCAAGCCTGGGGCTTGAGACAGCGTTCGATGGCAGGGAGGTATTCTGCTAAGGGAGCAACTTGCAGTTCGGGCACCTTGGCTGCTTCGTCGCAACGGCGGAGAAGTGTGGCTTCTTTGAAAAAAGGATGTCTTTCAAACTCAGCCACTTCGTCGGCAGACATCGGGCCACCTTGCAAGGCAAGGCTTTGTACCGACGGAGCACTTAACTGTGCAAAGTAACCGGGTTCTGCTGCAGCCAGGTATCTTTTCGCCTGGACATGCAGGCAGGCGGGTTGAGTGACCGCTTCAATGAAACGGGGCTCCAACCACTGAAAAGCCAGCGTCTCATGCATGTCGTCCACGCCATGATCTGGTGCGTCTTCGGGAAGATCGTGGAGAAGATGGCCGACGTCGTGCAGCAAAGCTGCGACGACCACAGATTCGGGAGCATTGAAGCTTCTGGCGAAGTGAGCAGCTTGCAGGGCATGCTCACGCTGAGTAACGGCCTCTTTGCCATAATTGGAATCGCCATGCTGAGCAAACAGATTCACGATGGATTCCAT from Planctopirus ephydatiae encodes:
- a CDS encoding HD domain-containing protein, which produces MATTGTCGSESPQQVMESIVNLFAQHGDSNYGKEAVTQREHALQAAHFARSFNAPESVVVAALLHDVGHLLHDLPEDAPDHGVDDMHETLAFQWLEPRFIEAVTQPACLHVQAKRYLAAAEPGYFAQLSAPSVQSLALQGGPMSADEVAEFERHPFFKEATLLRRCDEAAKVPELQVAPLAEYLPAIERCLKPQAC